From Chloracidobacterium sp. N, the proteins below share one genomic window:
- a CDS encoding PAS domain-containing sensor histidine kinase, translated as MSAARQRFIAAIGSTPHLGRLAAALRQSGFLVDPLPVQTPHWWLQTDAIVLDAPAAAARPLPDWWQTAREQQVPLLVCTGRLGEPEIAGWLKAGVTDCFDEQMPLPLVLHRIQQAVEARRQATEGRLQSAFLASLSVSAPARLAVMESVGAGFVFRFINRTFAADFGRSPEQLMGLPLGELGLTEAQLADVAVWQRWCREALRLGRAVSFVHQSLRSSRWFSATFEPLRQPGLVTEAVSIYVEDITDQQAAKLRSVESEERFYRVFQVIPIATAIQTIPDGRYLDVNAAFTKLFGYSRTELIGRTALELGLWVKPEERERYYHELEAHGRVLDFRGSYRTRDGRVGEAVLSSVTLVIGDLPCQLALLQDVTEAEHLNERLRQREEWFHAILNAALDGIIVEDDQRIVYANQAVARLYGVETPEALVGQDFSVMCAPHEEGRLRDYTQRRMRGEAAPATYEFTAQRADGTTVTLENSVSEFFSGGKKYLIAVMRDVEERKRLQATLQQIHKMEAVGRLAGGIAHDFNNLLNSILGFSRLAHRKSSQMNDPALDEYFRAIEGSAERAAQLVSKLLAFGRRKEASRQTVNLNAVVEDSLFFVRSLLPPNVELVTSLLPDLPPFDGDPDQIQQVIINLCRNACDAMPDGGTLTLGTRADVFPVQRDGRTLSGQLAGHCVCLTVADTGVGMDETTCQHIFDPFFTTKDLGDGAGLGLSVVHGIVTAHGGTVGVKSVPGKGSCFEVRFPALRSGRTGEQPVAENLRRTPGGIPLLPEAARLVLVVEDDNLIAQLFTEILHEVGYDVVVATDGQQGVARFAEQPDAFELVILDALLPKLDGLGCLQAIRQYKPQIPVLVVSGYSEEVTSGELAAQATMFLQKPFTPEVLLSAVARAVGSTKVM; from the coding sequence TTGTCAGCCGCTCGTCAACGTTTCATTGCTGCCATCGGATCCACTCCACACCTTGGTCGCCTGGCTGCGGCCCTGCGCCAGTCCGGCTTTTTGGTTGATCCGCTGCCGGTGCAAACTCCGCACTGGTGGTTGCAGACGGATGCCATTGTGCTGGATGCACCAGCGGCGGCTGCGCGCCCGCTGCCTGACTGGTGGCAAACAGCCCGCGAACAGCAGGTGCCGTTGTTGGTCTGTACCGGGCGTCTGGGTGAACCGGAAATAGCCGGTTGGCTGAAAGCCGGGGTGACGGATTGTTTTGATGAGCAGATGCCCTTGCCGCTGGTGCTGCACCGTATCCAGCAGGCCGTAGAGGCCCGGCGTCAGGCGACCGAGGGCCGGCTACAGTCCGCTTTTCTGGCCAGCCTCTCGGTTTCTGCGCCGGCACGCCTGGCCGTGATGGAAAGCGTCGGCGCAGGGTTTGTCTTCCGGTTCATCAACCGCACGTTTGCCGCGGATTTCGGTCGGTCTCCAGAACAACTGATGGGTCTCCCCCTGGGTGAGTTGGGGCTGACCGAAGCCCAGTTGGCCGATGTGGCTGTCTGGCAGCGGTGGTGCCGTGAAGCCCTGCGATTGGGACGCGCCGTTTCCTTCGTTCACCAGTCGCTGCGGTCTTCCCGCTGGTTTTCGGCGACGTTCGAGCCGCTGCGTCAGCCGGGTCTGGTCACGGAGGCTGTATCCATCTATGTCGAAGACATCACCGATCAGCAGGCGGCCAAGCTCCGCTCGGTGGAGAGCGAGGAGCGCTTTTACCGTGTCTTTCAGGTGATTCCGATTGCCACCGCAATTCAAACCATCCCTGACGGGCGCTATCTCGATGTCAACGCTGCCTTTACCAAACTGTTTGGCTACAGCCGCACCGAGTTGATTGGCCGTACGGCGCTTGAACTGGGATTGTGGGTCAAGCCTGAAGAACGCGAGCGCTACTATCACGAGCTGGAGGCGCACGGCCGGGTTCTGGACTTCCGGGGCAGTTACCGGACACGCGACGGGCGGGTTGGGGAAGCCGTGCTCTCGTCCGTGACGCTCGTCATTGGGGACCTGCCATGTCAATTGGCGCTCCTGCAGGATGTGACCGAAGCCGAGCACCTGAACGAACGACTGCGCCAGCGGGAGGAGTGGTTTCATGCCATCCTCAATGCGGCCCTGGACGGCATTATCGTCGAGGATGACCAGCGGATCGTCTATGCCAATCAGGCCGTGGCGCGCCTCTACGGCGTGGAAACACCGGAGGCCCTTGTTGGGCAGGATTTTTCCGTCATGTGTGCGCCGCATGAGGAAGGCCGGCTGCGCGACTATACCCAGCGCCGCATGCGGGGAGAAGCCGCTCCGGCTACCTACGAGTTCACGGCCCAGCGTGCTGACGGAACGACAGTGACCCTCGAAAACTCGGTTTCCGAGTTTTTTTCCGGCGGCAAAAAGTACCTCATCGCCGTCATGCGCGACGTGGAAGAGCGCAAGCGCCTGCAAGCCACGCTCCAGCAAATCCACAAAATGGAAGCTGTGGGACGGCTGGCTGGCGGGATTGCCCATGACTTCAACAACCTGCTCAACAGCATCCTTGGGTTTTCGCGGCTGGCCCACCGCAAGTCCAGCCAGATGAATGATCCGGCTCTCGATGAATACTTCCGGGCCATTGAAGGTTCCGCCGAGCGCGCGGCGCAGTTGGTGTCCAAGCTGCTGGCCTTTGGCCGTCGGAAAGAAGCCTCGCGGCAGACGGTGAACCTGAATGCCGTGGTTGAGGACAGTCTGTTTTTCGTACGCAGCCTGCTCCCTCCCAACGTCGAGCTGGTGACGAGCCTTCTGCCGGATTTGCCGCCATTTGATGGCGATCCCGACCAGATTCAGCAGGTCATCATCAACCTGTGCCGCAACGCCTGCGACGCCATGCCCGACGGGGGGACGCTGACCTTGGGCACCCGGGCCGATGTCTTCCCCGTGCAACGCGATGGACGTACCCTCAGCGGCCAGCTTGCCGGTCACTGTGTCTGTCTGACCGTGGCCGACACCGGCGTTGGCATGGACGAAACCACCTGCCAGCACATCTTCGACCCGTTTTTCACAACCAAAGACTTGGGCGATGGGGCCGGACTTGGCCTCTCAGTCGTTCACGGGATCGTCACGGCGCACGGTGGAACCGTTGGCGTCAAGAGTGTTCCCGGAAAAGGCAGTTGCTTCGAGGTACGGTTTCCGGCGTTGCGGTCAGGCAGAACCGGCGAGCAGCCGGTGGCGGAAAACCTGCGGCGGACGCCCGGAGGAATCCCTCTCCTGCCGGAAGCCGCAAGGCTTGTCCTGGTCGTCGAGGATGACAACCTGATTGCCCAGCTCTTTACGGAAATCCTGCACGAAGTCGGCTACGACGTGGTTGTGGCCACGGACGGGCAGCAGGGTGTCGCCCGCTTCGCCGAACAGCCTGACGCCTTCGAGCTGGTCATTCTTGATGCCCTGCTGCCCAAGCTCGACGGGTTGGGATGCCTTCAGGCCATCCGCCAGTACAAGCCACAGATTCCGGTACTGGTCGTGAGCGGTTACAGCGAAGAGGTCACCTCGGGCGAGTTGGCAGCCCAGGCCACCATGTTTTTGCAAAAGCCCTTCACCCCGGAAGTGCTGCTGTCGGCCGTGGCCCGGGCAGTTGGTTCCACCAAGGTCATGTGA
- the kdsB gene encoding 3-deoxy-manno-octulosonate cytidylyltransferase produces MPSTVAIIPARYDATRLPGKPLIDLAGQPMIQRVYARVRQVPEIERVIVATDDPRIADAVAQFGGEARMTRADHPSGTDRIAEVAATLDAEIIVNVQGDEPLIAPETITAAMLPMQSEPDLPMATTCEPLEAADAENPHVVKVVCDAQGNALYFSRAPIPYPRQPDIARTLWRKHTGLYVYRRRALLHLTALPPAPLELAEGLEQLRALTHGLRIRVVETKHRAIGVDTPDDVVRVRQWLARLESSALPE; encoded by the coding sequence TTGCCGTCAACGGTGGCCATCATCCCCGCCCGCTACGACGCCACGCGCCTGCCCGGCAAGCCGCTCATTGACCTCGCTGGGCAGCCGATGATTCAGCGCGTCTATGCCCGGGTTCGGCAGGTGCCGGAGATTGAACGGGTCATCGTCGCTACCGACGACCCCCGGATTGCGGATGCCGTTGCGCAGTTTGGGGGTGAAGCCCGGATGACCCGCGCCGACCATCCCAGCGGCACTGACCGCATTGCCGAGGTGGCCGCGACACTCGATGCTGAAATCATCGTCAACGTCCAGGGCGATGAACCGCTCATCGCACCCGAAACCATCACGGCAGCCATGCTCCCGATGCAGTCCGAGCCGGACCTGCCCATGGCAACGACTTGCGAGCCGCTGGAGGCGGCAGATGCCGAAAATCCCCATGTGGTCAAGGTGGTGTGTGATGCCCAGGGTAACGCGCTCTATTTTTCACGCGCCCCGATTCCCTATCCACGCCAGCCGGACATCGCCCGGACCCTGTGGCGGAAGCACACGGGGCTGTACGTTTACCGCCGCCGGGCACTGCTGCACCTGACGGCGCTTCCGCCAGCACCACTCGAACTGGCCGAAGGACTGGAACAACTCCGCGCGCTGACCCATGGCCTGCGGATTCGCGTCGTGGAGACAAAACACCGCGCCATTGGCGTGGACACCCCCGACGATGTCGTGCGTGTCCGCCAATGGCTGGCCAGGCTGGAAAGCAGCGCGTTGCCGGAGTAA
- a CDS encoding branched-chain amino acid ABC transporter permease, translating to METFLQQLINGLALGSIYALIALGYTMVYGVLRLINFAHGDVYMLGTFAGYYTALRLGFSEVNPSWLQAAVVLLVAMLLCAVVGLAIERLAYRPIRQASRLTALITAIGVSLFLENLGQIVFGANPRFFPQLLPPGQFPVYGAARITTPDLAILGASLLLTVGLHQLVHRTAFGRAMRAVAHDLDTARLMGIDTNRIIALTFALGSALAAAAGILVALRYPKFDPLIGITTGLKAFIAAVLGGIGNVTGAVLGGVIIGLAETMATGYLPAALNPYKDAVAFAILVTVLLVRPTGLLGTTAPEKV from the coding sequence ATGGAAACCTTCCTCCAACAACTCATCAACGGGCTGGCGCTCGGCAGCATTTACGCGCTCATTGCCTTGGGCTACACGATGGTCTATGGCGTGCTGCGGCTCATCAACTTTGCCCATGGAGACGTGTACATGCTGGGGACGTTCGCCGGCTACTACACGGCGCTGCGGCTGGGCTTTTCCGAAGTCAACCCGTCATGGTTGCAGGCAGCCGTGGTTTTGCTGGTGGCGATGTTGCTGTGCGCCGTGGTTGGGCTGGCCATTGAGCGGCTGGCCTACCGTCCGATTCGCCAGGCTTCCCGCCTGACGGCGCTCATCACGGCGATTGGCGTATCGCTGTTTCTGGAAAACCTGGGGCAGATTGTCTTTGGCGCCAACCCCAGGTTTTTCCCGCAACTGCTTCCACCCGGACAGTTTCCGGTCTATGGCGCGGCCCGGATCACCACTCCCGACCTGGCCATTCTGGGCGCATCGCTGCTGCTGACGGTGGGGCTGCACCAGCTCGTCCACCGGACGGCTTTCGGACGCGCCATGCGCGCTGTGGCCCATGACCTGGACACGGCCAGGCTGATGGGCATTGACACCAACCGCATCATTGCCCTGACCTTTGCCCTTGGCTCGGCGCTGGCGGCGGCGGCCGGCATTCTCGTGGCCCTGCGTTATCCGAAGTTCGACCCGCTGATTGGCATCACGACGGGACTCAAGGCGTTCATTGCGGCGGTTCTGGGAGGCATTGGCAACGTCACCGGCGCGGTGCTGGGCGGCGTCATTATCGGACTGGCGGAAACGATGGCCACCGGCTACCTGCCGGCGGCGCTCAATCCCTACAAGGACGCCGTGGCCTTTGCCATTCTGGTCACGGTGCTGCTCGTACGCCCCACGGGTCTGCTCGGCACGACGGCCCCGGAAAAAGTTTAG
- a CDS encoding YdiU family protein, whose protein sequence is MSRTLETLVFDNTYTTLPEDYYSRVAPTPLRSARLVAFNPEAAALLDLDPSEAARPDFVAYFNGEKALPGAEPLAALYAGHQFGVYVPQLGDGRALLLGEVRNVRGEKWDLQLKGSGRTPYSRMGDGRAVLRSTIREYLGSEAMHALGIPTTRALCVIGSDEPVYRETVEQGALLVRLAPTHVRFGSFEVFFHRRRLADVARLADYVIGQFFPELQGLGEEDRFAAFLQEVVNRTARLVAQWQAVGFAHGVLNTDNMSILGLTLDYGPFGFLDDYDPQFICNHSDVTGRYAFNQQPGIALWNLRCLAQTFLTWVPRERLVDSLNAFRDVFFDEYERLMFAKLGLRHPQPGDAELLADWLELLAQNRADYTLAFRRLSETVPEDPVHPANARLQDLFVDREAVAAWLAKYGLRLAQEGVPSPERQARMRSVNPKYVLRNYLAQIAIERAGEGDFSELERLLTVLRQPYAEQPEAARYAEPPPDWGRRLEISCSS, encoded by the coding sequence TTGTCACGCACGCTTGAAACGCTGGTCTTCGACAATACATACACCACCTTGCCGGAAGACTACTACAGCCGGGTGGCACCGACGCCGCTGCGTAGCGCCCGTCTGGTGGCCTTCAACCCGGAAGCCGCCGCCCTGCTGGACCTGGACCCTTCCGAGGCGGCCCGCCCGGACTTTGTGGCGTACTTCAACGGCGAAAAAGCACTGCCCGGCGCCGAGCCGCTGGCGGCGCTCTATGCCGGCCACCAATTCGGCGTGTATGTGCCGCAGCTTGGCGACGGCCGCGCTCTTCTGCTGGGTGAAGTACGGAATGTGCGCGGCGAGAAGTGGGACCTGCAACTCAAGGGCAGCGGCCGTACGCCCTATTCCCGCATGGGCGACGGCCGCGCCGTCCTGCGCTCGACGATTCGGGAGTATCTCGGTAGCGAAGCCATGCACGCGCTTGGCATCCCCACGACGCGCGCCCTCTGCGTCATCGGCAGCGACGAGCCGGTGTACCGGGAAACGGTTGAGCAGGGGGCGCTGCTGGTGCGGCTGGCCCCGACGCACGTGCGGTTTGGTTCGTTCGAGGTGTTTTTCCATCGCCGTCGCCTGGCGGATGTGGCGCGTCTGGCCGATTACGTCATCGGGCAGTTTTTCCCGGAACTTCAGGGGCTCGGTGAAGAAGACCGCTTTGCCGCCTTCCTGCAGGAAGTCGTAAACCGGACGGCGCGGCTGGTTGCCCAGTGGCAGGCTGTCGGGTTTGCCCACGGCGTACTCAACACCGACAACATGTCCATTCTGGGCCTGACGCTCGATTACGGCCCCTTTGGTTTTCTGGACGACTACGACCCGCAGTTCATCTGCAACCATTCGGATGTCACCGGGCGGTATGCCTTCAACCAGCAGCCGGGCATTGCCCTGTGGAATCTGCGCTGTCTGGCGCAGACCTTCCTGACCTGGGTGCCGCGCGAGCGGCTGGTGGACAGCCTCAACGCTTTTCGGGACGTGTTTTTTGACGAGTATGAGCGGCTGATGTTCGCCAAACTGGGGTTGCGCCACCCGCAACCCGGAGATGCCGAACTGCTGGCCGACTGGCTCGAACTGCTGGCGCAGAACCGGGCCGATTACACCCTCGCGTTCCGGCGATTGTCGGAAACCGTCCCGGAAGACCCGGTACATCCCGCGAATGCACGCCTGCAGGACCTGTTTGTGGATCGGGAGGCCGTGGCTGCCTGGCTGGCAAAATACGGCCTGCGGCTGGCTCAGGAAGGCGTGCCGTCGCCGGAGCGCCAGGCGCGCATGCGCAGCGTCAATCCGAAGTACGTCCTGCGCAACTACCTGGCCCAGATCGCCATTGAACGCGCCGGGGAAGGGGACTTCTCCGAACTCGAGCGGCTGCTGACCGTCCTGCGACAGCCCTATGCCGAGCAGCCGGAGGCGGCCCGGTATGCCGAACCGCCGCCGGACTGGGGGCGTCGCCTCGAAATAAGCTGTTCTTCCTGA
- a CDS encoding glycosyltransferase family 4 protein encodes MLTYAAVFCASLVAAFLLTPLIRNWARRWESLVDTPSAARHVHTLPIPRVGGIAIFLAFLVGVTTAFGFEAGGQLSGTVALSAKFLLPTLAMFILGLVDDIRRLRAGVKFVIEVLIATWFHFTVQGITSLPNPLTGTTIELGIWGLPITVLWLVGISNAFNLIDGVDGLSAGAALFSTLTLAYVAAANGNVPLALLLCALAGGTAGFLKYNFNPATVFMGDCGSLFIGFTLAGLALLYAQKSATTVTVAIPLLAFGLPIMETALSIGRRFLAGKPIFEADRRHMHHRLLAQGYSHRTTTIFLYGLSAFFALMSLLAYNSPNRLLGLILLTLGIVIWIAVQHFGYHEFGEIGRVIQRSLNQRSVIANNIRIHELTESLLGSESFEAFYTHLSKCFEATDFTQVEIHLPLKYAWHVQEHPGFRFARRGALVIATWTAATATEEEDCPVVKLVIPLRFEDGQSGCLELHRSPERPLLFDVNLLFGKLRRVIEQTVSRLPVEAPDPRRLHESFFDSGSTLLPKITRP; translated from the coding sequence ATGCTGACGTATGCCGCGGTTTTCTGCGCGTCCTTGGTGGCGGCTTTTCTTCTGACGCCGCTGATTCGCAACTGGGCGCGCCGCTGGGAATCGCTCGTGGATACGCCATCGGCGGCACGCCACGTCCACACCCTGCCCATTCCGCGCGTCGGCGGCATTGCCATTTTTCTGGCTTTTCTGGTGGGAGTGACCACAGCGTTCGGATTTGAGGCCGGCGGACAGCTCAGCGGCACAGTGGCTCTGTCGGCCAAGTTCCTGTTGCCCACGCTGGCAATGTTCATCCTGGGTCTGGTGGATGACATCCGGCGGTTACGGGCCGGCGTCAAGTTTGTCATCGAGGTTCTCATTGCCACCTGGTTTCACTTTACGGTTCAGGGCATCACGAGTCTGCCCAATCCCCTGACCGGCACGACCATCGAGCTTGGTATCTGGGGGCTGCCGATCACGGTGCTGTGGCTGGTCGGCATCAGCAATGCCTTCAACCTCATTGACGGTGTGGATGGGTTGTCGGCCGGCGCAGCGCTGTTTTCGACGCTTACTCTGGCTTACGTGGCGGCGGCCAACGGCAATGTGCCACTGGCGCTGCTGCTGTGCGCGCTGGCCGGCGGTACAGCCGGTTTTCTGAAGTACAACTTCAATCCGGCGACGGTGTTTATGGGTGACTGCGGCAGCCTGTTCATTGGCTTCACGCTGGCCGGGCTGGCGCTGCTGTATGCGCAGAAATCCGCCACCACCGTGACCGTGGCCATTCCACTGCTGGCCTTCGGGCTGCCCATCATGGAAACGGCGCTCTCCATCGGGCGGCGGTTCCTGGCCGGCAAGCCCATTTTTGAAGCCGACCGCCGGCACATGCACCATCGGTTGCTGGCGCAGGGCTATTCACACCGCACGACGACCATCTTTCTGTACGGCCTGTCCGCCTTCTTTGCGCTCATGAGTCTGCTGGCGTACAACTCGCCCAACCGCCTGCTGGGGTTGATTCTGCTGACGCTGGGCATTGTCATCTGGATTGCTGTGCAGCACTTCGGCTACCACGAGTTTGGTGAAATCGGGCGGGTTATCCAGCGGTCGCTCAACCAGCGGAGCGTCATTGCCAACAACATCCGCATTCACGAACTGACCGAGTCTCTGCTGGGTTCAGAGAGCTTCGAGGCGTTTTACACCCACCTGAGCAAATGCTTCGAGGCGACCGATTTCACCCAGGTCGAAATTCACCTGCCGCTCAAGTATGCCTGGCACGTCCAGGAACACCCCGGCTTTCGGTTTGCCCGCCGGGGGGCGCTGGTCATTGCCACCTGGACGGCGGCCACAGCCACCGAGGAGGAGGATTGTCCCGTTGTGAAGCTGGTGATTCCCCTGCGGTTTGAAGATGGTCAGTCGGGATGCCTCGAACTCCACCGTTCCCCCGAACGTCCCCTGCTGTTTGATGTCAACCTTCTCTTTGGCAAGTTGCGGCGGGTCATCGAGCAAACTGTCTCCCGGTTGCCGGTCGAGGCTCCCGATCCCCGGCGGCTGCACGAGAGTTTCTTTGACTCCGGCAGCACCTTGCTTCCCAAAATAACACGTCCGTGA
- the malQ gene encoding 4-alpha-glucanotransferase has protein sequence MTTYRWPRACGLLLHPTSLPGPDGIGTLDGHLEQWLDFLAAAGQTYWQILPLVPTGYGDSPYAGLSAFAGNPLLIPSETLVELGLVARQRLHERPPFSEQSVDYGAVITWKQRLLAEAFERFVAAAPDAWRADFEAFCAAEADWLTDYALFRALKDAHGGRAWHTWPPELRDRKPAALEAARRNLSAAVASHQFQQWLFFRQWQRTREACHRRGIRIIGDAPIFVAYDSADVWANRELFKLDAEGRPTHVAGVPPDYFSATGQLWGNPLYRWQRMADDGFGWWLARMRHLFRLVDVVRLDHFRGFAACWTIPADAPTAATGRWVKTPGRKLFTAMRRAFGVLPIIAEDLGVITPDVVALRDAFGFPGMRVLQFAFGGDPNNQDLPHNYVPNAVVYTGTHDNDTTVGWYASRPGVGSTRDAEGIERERAFCRAYLNTNGAEIHWDFIRAAYASVAHTAIVPMQDVLGLGSEGRMNLPASERGNWSWRCRREDFTASAAKRLRELASLYGRLPGSSVSD, from the coding sequence GTGACAACCTACCGGTGGCCGCGCGCCTGCGGCCTGTTGCTGCACCCCACCTCGTTACCCGGACCGGACGGCATTGGCACACTGGACGGGCACCTCGAACAATGGCTCGACTTTCTTGCGGCCGCCGGGCAAACCTACTGGCAAATCCTGCCGCTGGTGCCCACCGGCTACGGCGACTCGCCTTACGCCGGCCTGTCGGCCTTTGCCGGGAACCCACTGCTGATTCCATCGGAGACCCTGGTTGAACTGGGTCTCGTCGCGCGCCAACGGCTGCACGAACGTCCGCCTTTCTCCGAACAATCTGTGGACTACGGCGCGGTCATCACCTGGAAGCAGAGGCTTCTGGCGGAAGCCTTTGAGCGTTTCGTGGCGGCCGCCCCGGATGCCTGGCGGGCCGATTTCGAGGCGTTTTGCGCGGCCGAAGCCGACTGGCTGACCGATTATGCGCTTTTCCGGGCGCTCAAGGATGCCCACGGCGGCCGCGCATGGCATACGTGGCCGCCGGAGTTGCGCGACCGGAAGCCAGCGGCGCTGGAAGCCGCCCGGCGCAACCTGAGTGCGGCCGTGGCCTCGCACCAGTTTCAGCAGTGGCTTTTCTTCCGCCAGTGGCAGCGTACCCGTGAAGCCTGTCACCGCCGTGGCATCCGCATCATCGGCGACGCGCCAATTTTTGTCGCCTACGACTCGGCGGATGTCTGGGCCAACCGGGAACTGTTCAAGCTCGATGCCGAGGGGCGGCCCACGCATGTCGCCGGCGTACCGCCGGACTACTTCAGTGCCACGGGACAGCTCTGGGGCAATCCCCTCTACCGGTGGCAGCGCATGGCGGACGATGGTTTTGGCTGGTGGCTGGCCCGGATGCGCCATCTGTTCCGGCTCGTGGATGTCGTGCGGCTGGATCACTTCCGTGGTTTTGCTGCCTGCTGGACCATTCCGGCCGACGCGCCGACGGCGGCTACCGGCAGGTGGGTCAAAACACCCGGACGCAAGCTGTTTACGGCAATGAGACGCGCGTTTGGCGTCCTGCCCATCATTGCCGAAGACCTGGGTGTGATTACCCCGGATGTCGTGGCGCTGCGCGATGCCTTCGGTTTTCCCGGCATGCGGGTGTTGCAGTTTGCCTTTGGCGGCGATCCCAACAATCAGGACCTGCCGCATAACTACGTTCCCAATGCCGTGGTTTATACCGGAACGCACGACAACGACACGACGGTTGGCTGGTATGCCAGTCGTCCAGGCGTCGGTTCGACGCGCGACGCCGAAGGGATTGAGCGGGAACGGGCTTTCTGTCGGGCGTATCTCAACACCAATGGCGCTGAGATTCACTGGGATTTCATCCGGGCGGCTTACGCCAGTGTGGCCCATACGGCGATTGTTCCGATGCAGGATGTCCTGGGGCTGGGGAGTGAAGGGCGCATGAACCTGCCAGCCAGTGAACGCGGCAACTGGTCCTGGCGCTGCCGGCGGGAGGACTTCACGGCATCAGCGGCCAAACGCCTGCGCGAGCTGGCCTCCCTGTACGGCCGGTTGCCCGGTTCATCCGTCTCGGATTGA
- a CDS encoding metallophosphoesterase — protein sequence MSVRIVVISDTHGNHDFHVPEGDILIHAGDFTRRGTMDELRLFDAFLRRQPHPHKFVVSGNHDHCAQENDGAADALLENAIHLVDASAVACGLKIYGSPWQPWFMNGAFNLWKKTALREKWDLIPEGIDILITHTPPYDILDRTQFGWRVGCDELRAAVERVAPRLHVFGHIHEAYGRLRKGTTEFVNAALCNLRYRVVNAPVVVDLEV from the coding sequence ATGTCCGTTCGCATCGTCGTTATCAGCGATACCCACGGCAACCACGACTTTCACGTGCCGGAGGGTGACATTCTCATTCATGCCGGCGACTTCACGCGGCGTGGCACCATGGATGAACTCCGCCTTTTCGACGCTTTTCTGCGCCGGCAGCCACATCCGCACAAGTTCGTCGTCTCCGGCAACCACGACCACTGCGCCCAGGAAAACGATGGCGCCGCGGATGCCCTGCTGGAAAATGCCATCCATCTGGTGGATGCCTCAGCCGTGGCCTGTGGTCTCAAAATCTACGGCAGCCCGTGGCAGCCCTGGTTTATGAACGGGGCCTTCAACCTGTGGAAAAAAACGGCCCTGCGGGAAAAGTGGGACCTGATTCCCGAAGGCATTGACATCCTGATTACCCACACGCCGCCGTACGACATTCTCGACCGCACGCAGTTTGGCTGGCGGGTTGGCTGTGACGAACTGCGCGCGGCCGTGGAGCGGGTTGCCCCCCGGCTGCACGTCTTCGGCCATATTCACGAAGCCTACGGCCGCCTGCGGAAGGGAACGACCGAGTTTGTCAACGCGGCGCTGTGCAACCTGCGCTATCGCGTCGTCAATGCCCCGGTTGTGGTTGACCTGGAAGTGTAG
- a CDS encoding 5-(carboxyamino)imidazole ribonucleotide synthase, which translates to MTQRIAILGGGQLARMSAAAAYRLGCEVGIVARPGDDSPALRLATERFVGDWSSPALLDAVAAGADVVLLENEFIAPDILRYLEATGKCQVVPSSQTIALVQDKFFQKTALAQAGLPVPRFTAVDTPDDVLAASHRFGLPLVLKCRTNGYDGYGNELIRGTADIAPAFEKLLRRGSPLMVEEFIPFTKELAVMAVRNQRGEEVIYPVVETIQHAHVCHTVLAPAAVSETTAANVTALARQVLEAIHGTGIFGIELFLLNDGEVLINEIAPRPHNSGHYTIEACETSQFENHIRAGLNLPLGSPRMRTPVAVMVNLLSGFEAPAQPTGLETALQVPGVTVHLYGKKASRPGRKMGHVTALGADLVETRERALRAARAIAI; encoded by the coding sequence ATGACGCAGCGGATAGCCATTCTGGGTGGCGGGCAACTGGCGCGCATGTCGGCTGCGGCCGCCTACCGTCTGGGCTGTGAAGTGGGTATCGTGGCGCGTCCGGGCGACGACAGCCCGGCCCTGCGGCTGGCTACGGAGCGCTTCGTGGGTGACTGGTCCTCCCCGGCGCTGCTCGATGCCGTGGCCGCCGGTGCCGATGTCGTGCTGCTCGAAAACGAGTTCATTGCGCCCGACATCCTGCGCTACCTCGAAGCGACCGGCAAATGTCAGGTCGTGCCGTCTTCACAGACGATTGCCCTCGTTCAGGACAAGTTTTTCCAGAAAACGGCGCTGGCTCAGGCCGGGCTGCCCGTGCCCCGCTTTACGGCCGTGGACACGCCCGATGACGTGCTGGCCGCCAGCCACCGCTTCGGCCTGCCGCTGGTGCTCAAGTGCCGGACAAATGGTTATGACGGCTACGGGAATGAACTCATCCGGGGAACCGCTGACATTGCTCCGGCCTTTGAGAAACTGCTCCGGCGCGGCAGCCCCCTGATGGTCGAGGAATTCATCCCGTTCACCAAGGAGCTGGCCGTGATGGCCGTACGCAACCAGCGCGGGGAAGAGGTGATTTACCCGGTGGTGGAAACCATCCAGCATGCCCACGTGTGCCACACGGTACTGGCTCCGGCGGCGGTTTCCGAAACGACGGCGGCGAACGTGACCGCGCTGGCGCGACAGGTGCTCGAAGCCATCCACGGGACGGGCATCTTTGGCATTGAGCTGTTTCTGCTCAATGACGGCGAAGTGCTCATCAATGAAATTGCGCCGCGCCCGCACAACTCGGGCCACTACACCATCGAGGCGTGTGAAACCTCGCAGTTTGAAAACCACATCCGGGCCGGTCTGAACCTGCCCCTGGGGTCGCCGCGCATGCGTACGCCCGTGGCCGTGATGGTCAATCTGCTCAGCGGCTTTGAAGCGCCGGCGCAACCGACGGGACTGGAAACGGCGTTGCAGGTGCCGGGCGTGACGGTGCACCTGTACGGCAAAAAGGCTTCCCGTCCGGGACGCAAAATGGGGCATGTCACGGCCCTGGGCGCTGACCTGGTGGAAACCCGCGAGCGGGCGCTGCGGGCGGCGCGGGCCATAGCCATCTAG